Proteins encoded by one window of Thermobaculum terrenum ATCC BAA-798:
- the rplF gene encoding 50S ribosomal protein L6, with protein sequence MSRIGNAPIQIPSGVDVTVQDGEVIVKGPKGELRQKIVGEIEVIREDSTLRVVRKSDEKYHRSLHGLTRTLINNMIIGVTQGFRKDLEISGVGYRATKEGDSLVLSVGYSHPVRLQPPQGITYVVESPTRISVQGIDKQLVGAEAARIRSVREPEPYKGKGIKYVDEVIRRKAGKAGKAGGGRR encoded by the coding sequence ATGTCTCGAATAGGTAATGCTCCCATACAGATACCGTCTGGCGTGGATGTTACTGTACAGGATGGAGAGGTTATAGTAAAGGGACCTAAGGGTGAGCTAAGGCAGAAGATAGTTGGGGAGATTGAAGTTATCCGTGAGGACTCCACCTTGCGGGTCGTTCGTAAATCTGATGAAAAATATCATAGGTCTCTCCATGGTCTCACCAGGACTCTTATAAACAACATGATAATTGGTGTTACTCAAGGTTTTCGTAAGGATCTTGAGATAAGCGGTGTTGGTTACAGGGCTACCAAGGAGGGAGACTCTTTGGTGCTATCTGTTGGGTACTCTCATCCTGTAAGATTGCAGCCCCCTCAAGGCATAACTTATGTAGTTGAGAGCCCCACGCGCATAAGTGTGCAGGGTATTGACAAGCAGCTAGTGGGGGCTGAGGCAGCACGCATACGGTCTGTGCGAGAACCGGAACCCTATAAGGGTAAAGGAATCAAGTACGTCGACGAAGTCATCAGGAGAAAGGCTGGTAAGGCCGGCAAGGCTGGTGGCGGTCGACGATAA
- the rplR gene encoding 50S ribosomal protein L18, with protein sequence MRAAKYVGKKLSPRQKRHIRVRGKVNGTPERPRLNVFRSAKHIYAQIIDDTIGHTLVAASTLEPEIRSKMAQLTKVEEAREVGKLVAERAKAKGISKVVFDRGGWLYHGRVKALAEAAREAGLDF encoded by the coding sequence ATGAGAGCAGCGAAGTACGTTGGTAAAAAGCTTTCTCCTCGTCAAAAGCGTCATATAAGGGTCAGAGGGAAAGTAAATGGTACGCCCGAACGACCCAGGTTGAACGTGTTTAGAAGCGCAAAGCATATTTATGCTCAAATTATCGATGACACTATAGGCCATACCCTGGTGGCAGCATCTACTTTGGAGCCTGAGATCAGGAGCAAGATGGCTCAACTAACCAAAGTAGAGGAAGCTAGAGAGGTGGGGAAGCTCGTAGCAGAGCGTGCGAAGGCTAAGGGTATAAGCAAGGTAGTATTTGATCGTGGTGGTTGGCTGTACCATGGCAGGGTAAAGGCCTTGGCAGAAGCCGCAAGAGAAGCAGGACTTGATTTCTAG
- the rpsE gene encoding 30S ribosomal protein S5, whose amino-acid sequence MPRKRIDSNQLENLTERVVQINRVAKVHAGGRHFSFSSVVVVGDGQGHVGVGLGHASEVPESIRKGAEDAKKNMIEVPIHNGTIPHEITVKYGASKVLLKPAAPGTGVVAGASVRAVMEAAGIRDVLTKSLGSNNPVNLTRAALKGLSLMRSREQIMAQRRRVSTSNQKSGNNGSSAVNNGQSTEAQNGQ is encoded by the coding sequence GTGCCCCGTAAACGCATAGATTCGAATCAACTTGAAAATCTGACCGAAAGGGTAGTGCAGATAAACCGTGTGGCGAAAGTCCATGCTGGTGGAAGACACTTCAGCTTCAGCTCTGTGGTCGTTGTTGGCGATGGACAGGGCCATGTGGGGGTAGGTTTGGGGCACGCGAGTGAGGTGCCCGAGTCTATTCGTAAGGGCGCGGAGGATGCCAAGAAGAACATGATAGAGGTGCCTATACACAACGGCACTATTCCTCATGAGATAACGGTCAAGTACGGAGCGTCTAAGGTGCTACTCAAACCAGCAGCGCCTGGTACTGGTGTAGTTGCAGGGGCCAGTGTACGTGCCGTTATGGAGGCTGCTGGTATCAGAGATGTTCTAACTAAATCCCTGGGTAGCAATAACCCAGTCAACCTTACTCGTGCCGCTCTCAAAGGGTTGTCTCTAATGAGATCACGTGAACAGATTATGGCTCAGAGAAGAAGAGTTTCTACATCTAATCAAAAGAGCGGTAATAATGGCTCTAGTGCAGTTAATAATGGCCAATCAACGGAGGCTCAGAATGGCCAATAA
- the rpmD gene encoding 50S ribosomal protein L30, whose translation MANKLRITLKRSLIDRTPKQRATVKSLGLRRIGSVVEKPDTPVFRGMIRKVQHMVSVEEIKE comes from the coding sequence ATGGCCAATAAGTTGAGAATAACCCTGAAAAGGTCTCTAATCGATAGAACTCCAAAGCAGAGAGCTACCGTTAAGTCTCTTGGTTTAAGGCGTATCGGCTCTGTAGTAGAGAAACCTGATACCCCTGTTTTTAGGGGTATGATTAGGAAAGTTCAGCACATGGTTTCTGTTGAGGAAATCAAAGAATAA
- the rplO gene encoding 50S ribosomal protein L15: protein MKQNELRPPVGAHKDRKRVGRGTGSGHGKTAGRGTKGQKARTGNDLRIGFEGGQNPLIQRMPFKRGFTNPNRKEYKVFNLSDLQRFPSISEFTPEVFVDLGLVPRKKLERGDLLVKVLGEGEIDRAITVKVHKVSASAKEKIEAAGGRVEELI from the coding sequence GTGAAGCAGAACGAATTGCGTCCACCTGTCGGTGCTCACAAAGATAGGAAGCGTGTCGGAAGAGGTACGGGATCTGGTCATGGTAAGACTGCTGGGAGGGGTACCAAGGGTCAGAAAGCTCGTACCGGCAATGATCTGAGGATAGGGTTTGAAGGCGGACAGAATCCTCTGATACAAAGGATGCCTTTCAAGCGTGGTTTTACAAATCCTAACAGGAAGGAATATAAAGTCTTCAACCTCTCTGACCTGCAGCGTTTTCCCTCAATAAGTGAGTTCACTCCAGAGGTCTTTGTAGATCTAGGGCTCGTACCTAGAAAGAAGTTGGAGAGAGGTGACCTGCTTGTAAAGGTTTTGGGCGAGGGAGAGATTGATAGAGCCATAACCGTCAAGGTACATAAGGTCTCTGCCAGCGCCAAAGAGAAAATCGAGGCTGCTGGAGGTCGTGTAGAGGAACTGATATAG
- the secY gene encoding preprotein translocase subunit SecY, with protein sequence MLQALVNAWRLPDLRRRILFTLGILVIFRALAQITIPGVDLERLRNLFEQNQTLNLLNIFSGGTIRHFSIVAMGVYPYITASIIMQLLIPVIPSLMELSKEGGEQGRIKINQYTHYLTVPLAALQAYGQASLLHSQGVIPEFGLFGPSWLTTLSLIASMTAGTMLLVWMGELITEQGIGNGVSIIIFGGIVANLPSIAGQVLSGGTAFISFFQILAIVVVTVITIAGIVLITLGERRIPIQYTRRVRGARIVRGGGSTHLPLRVNYAGMIPLIFAISIMIFPSTVASFFLGARSQIIRDIAQWVQATFNPESLLYQVGYFFLVVVFTYFYTMVIFQQQNIPENLQRQGGFIPGIRPGRPTAVYLQKVLNRITLIGALFLGFVAILPWLVGIVTGLNNVLISSTALLIVVGVAIDTMRQLEAQLLMRRYEGFIK encoded by the coding sequence ATGTTGCAAGCACTTGTTAATGCCTGGAGGCTACCAGATCTTAGACGTCGCATACTATTCACCCTGGGTATACTAGTTATATTCAGAGCGTTGGCTCAGATAACAATCCCGGGTGTGGATCTTGAGAGGTTGAGGAATCTTTTTGAGCAGAATCAGACGCTCAATCTCCTCAACATATTCTCAGGAGGCACCATACGTCACTTCTCCATAGTGGCTATGGGTGTTTATCCATATATAACAGCAAGCATAATAATGCAGCTTTTGATACCCGTTATCCCTAGCCTTATGGAATTGTCTAAGGAGGGGGGAGAACAGGGACGTATCAAGATCAACCAGTATACACATTATCTAACTGTACCGCTTGCTGCCCTCCAGGCTTATGGTCAGGCATCTCTATTACACTCGCAAGGTGTCATACCGGAATTTGGGCTGTTTGGTCCAAGCTGGCTTACAACCCTATCGCTGATCGCTTCCATGACTGCTGGCACCATGCTGCTAGTCTGGATGGGAGAGCTTATAACTGAGCAAGGTATTGGGAACGGCGTATCAATCATCATATTTGGTGGTATAGTCGCGAACCTGCCAAGCATAGCTGGTCAGGTCCTTAGTGGTGGGACTGCATTCATTAGCTTTTTCCAGATCTTAGCAATAGTAGTAGTAACTGTTATCACTATTGCTGGAATAGTTCTGATAACTCTAGGGGAGAGGAGAATACCTATACAGTATACACGTCGTGTGCGTGGTGCCAGGATAGTACGCGGTGGAGGTAGCACCCACCTCCCACTAAGAGTTAACTATGCCGGTATGATCCCGTTGATATTTGCTATTTCAATCATGATCTTTCCTAGCACTGTAGCTAGCTTTTTCCTTGGTGCTCGTAGCCAGATAATTAGGGATATAGCACAGTGGGTTCAGGCTACCTTCAATCCAGAATCTTTGCTGTACCAGGTTGGCTACTTCTTCCTGGTGGTGGTCTTTACTTACTTCTACACAATGGTCATATTCCAGCAGCAGAACATTCCAGAAAACCTGCAGAGGCAAGGAGGGTTCATTCCTGGTATACGTCCAGGCAGACCAACTGCGGTGTATCTGCAGAAGGTACTGAATAGGATAACCCTTATAGGTGCTCTCTTCCTTGGATTCGTGGCGATATTGCCCTGGCTAGTTGGAATCGTCACGGGATTGAATAATGTGCTGATAAGCAGCACTGCGCTCCTGATAGTAGTAGGAGTGGCTATAGACACGATGAGGCAGCTAGAAGCCCAGCTGCTGATGAGACGATATGAGGGCTTCATAAAGTAA
- a CDS encoding adenylate kinase yields the protein MNVILLGPQGSGKGTQAAELETRLGLRHIASGDLLREARELDTPLGRLVKKYYDAGELVPDDVVIELIVQEINKHLNGQGVVLDGFPRNVTQAQALDKALASNGSQIDKVVELVAPLEVVKKRLTGRLICRTCGAVYNLETKPPKVPGKCDLDGGELYQRPDDTPEAIEKRLQVWAKENEGLVNYYQSRGILYKVDANKPVEQVTQDIMTILKRDL from the coding sequence GTGAACGTTATCCTATTGGGACCTCAAGGATCTGGAAAGGGTACCCAGGCAGCCGAACTTGAAACAAGATTAGGCCTAAGACATATAGCTAGCGGTGACCTACTGAGAGAGGCTAGGGAGCTAGATACGCCGCTGGGAAGACTGGTAAAGAAATACTATGATGCTGGTGAGCTCGTTCCAGATGATGTGGTTATAGAGCTCATAGTGCAGGAGATAAACAAGCACTTAAATGGGCAAGGAGTTGTCCTAGATGGGTTCCCTAGGAATGTAACTCAAGCCCAAGCTTTGGATAAAGCCTTGGCCAGTAATGGGAGTCAGATAGACAAAGTTGTAGAATTAGTAGCTCCTCTCGAAGTAGTCAAGAAGAGACTTACAGGGAGGCTAATATGCAGGACTTGTGGAGCGGTCTACAACCTCGAAACTAAGCCTCCCAAGGTTCCGGGCAAGTGCGATCTGGATGGAGGTGAGTTGTATCAACGTCCTGATGATACCCCGGAGGCTATAGAAAAAAGGCTACAGGTCTGGGCCAAGGAAAACGAGGGTTTGGTTAATTACTATCAGTCACGGGGAATACTTTATAAGGTTGATGCTAACAAACCGGTTGAGCAGGTAACCCAGGATATAATGACGATCTTAAAACGTGACTTGTAG
- the map gene encoding type I methionyl aminopeptidase, with product MAIILKSKKEIDRMRRAGLVLRDLFDLLVPKIKPGVTTGELDAFIESYIRNQNCKPSFKNLYGFPASACISINEEVVHGIPSSRQLREGDLVKIDVGALYEGFHADASRTFWVGHASAAAKRLVSVTAKALDAGISKAVPGNRVGDISSAIQTVVESEGFSVVRDYVGHGVGRSLHEDPQVPNFGFPGQGPILRVGMTLAIEPMVNEGTHEVILAEDKWTVKTKDGKLSAQIEDTVAITEDGPFILTR from the coding sequence TTGGCTATAATACTTAAGTCCAAAAAAGAAATAGATAGGATGAGAAGGGCAGGTCTGGTGTTGAGGGATCTGTTTGACCTTCTCGTGCCTAAGATTAAGCCTGGCGTCACTACGGGAGAATTAGACGCATTTATAGAATCTTACATACGGAACCAAAACTGCAAACCTTCTTTCAAAAACCTTTATGGTTTTCCAGCTTCTGCATGTATAAGTATAAACGAAGAAGTTGTGCATGGCATACCTAGCAGCAGGCAGCTGCGTGAAGGTGACCTTGTAAAAATTGATGTTGGGGCTTTGTATGAAGGTTTTCATGCAGACGCATCCAGGACTTTCTGGGTAGGTCATGCGTCTGCAGCTGCTAAGAGGTTAGTGAGTGTAACAGCTAAGGCTCTAGATGCTGGCATAAGCAAAGCGGTCCCTGGTAACAGAGTAGGAGATATATCTTCTGCAATCCAAACAGTGGTGGAGTCTGAGGGTTTCTCCGTGGTTAGGGATTATGTGGGCCATGGAGTGGGCAGAAGCCTGCACGAGGATCCTCAGGTTCCAAACTTTGGTTTTCCCGGGCAGGGACCTATTCTTCGTGTAGGGATGACTCTGGCAATAGAGCCGATGGTTAACGAGGGTACTCATGAGGTGATTCTTGCAGAAGATAAATGGACTGTTAAAACCAAGGATGGTAAACTTTCAGCGCAGATAGAAGATACCGTTGCTATCACAGAAGACGGTCCTTTTATACTAACTAGGTAG
- the infA gene encoding translation initiation factor IF-1 — protein MSKKKDVIEVEGKVVEALPNAMFKVQLDNGHEILAHVSGKIRLNFIRILPGDRVLVELSPYDLTRGRITYRYR, from the coding sequence TTGTCGAAAAAGAAAGACGTCATAGAGGTTGAGGGTAAGGTTGTAGAAGCCTTGCCCAATGCCATGTTCAAGGTACAACTGGATAATGGGCATGAGATACTGGCACACGTATCAGGCAAGATACGCCTCAATTTCATACGTATCCTGCCTGGAGATCGTGTGCTTGTTGAGTTGTCCCCTTATGACCTTACCAGGGGCAGAATTACCTATAGATATAGATAA
- the rpmJ gene encoding 50S ribosomal protein L36, producing the protein MKVRASVKVRCEKCKIIRRKGVVRVICTNPRHKQRQG; encoded by the coding sequence ATGAAAGTTAGAGCTTCTGTAAAGGTACGTTGTGAGAAGTGTAAGATCATAAGAAGAAAAGGCGTTGTGCGTGTGATCTGTACTAATCCAAGGCATAAGCAAAGACAGGGTTAG
- the rpsM gene encoding 30S ribosomal protein S13 produces the protein MARIAGVDLPRDKRVEVALTYIYGIGPTSSKKILEKTGVNPDTRVKDLTEDEVARIRDVIEHEYVVEGDLRREVAQNIRRLIEIGCYRGIRHRRNLPVHGQRTRTNARQRRGPRKTVGARKSKR, from the coding sequence ATGGCGAGAATTGCTGGGGTCGATCTACCAAGAGACAAGAGAGTGGAGGTGGCTCTTACATATATCTATGGAATTGGACCTACGTCTAGTAAGAAGATCCTGGAAAAGACTGGCGTTAATCCAGATACCAGGGTCAAGGATCTAACCGAGGATGAGGTTGCTCGTATTAGAGATGTAATAGAGCATGAATATGTGGTGGAGGGTGATCTCCGCCGAGAGGTGGCGCAGAATATAAGAAGGCTTATAGAGATAGGCTGCTATCGCGGTATAAGACATAGAAGGAATCTGCCTGTTCATGGGCAGAGAACACGTACTAATGCAAGGCAGAGAAGAGGTCCTCGTAAGACCGTTGGCGCACGTAAGAGCAAGAGGTAG
- the rpsK gene encoding 30S ribosomal protein S11, whose protein sequence is MSQEARRRAQARARRRERRQVPRGRAHIVSSFNNTIITITDPSGNVLCWSSAGASGFKGSRKSTPYAAQVAAENAARKAMEYGMRQVDVFVKGPGAGREAAIRSLQAAGLNVMSISDVTPIPHNGCRPPKSRRV, encoded by the coding sequence ATGTCTCAGGAGGCAAGAAGAAGAGCACAAGCAAGAGCAAGGCGAAGGGAACGCAGACAAGTTCCTCGCGGAAGAGCTCACATAGTATCCAGCTTTAACAACACTATTATTACTATAACTGATCCCAGCGGGAACGTGTTGTGTTGGTCGAGCGCTGGAGCATCTGGTTTTAAGGGCTCCAGAAAAAGCACACCATATGCAGCACAAGTAGCCGCGGAAAATGCAGCCAGGAAGGCCATGGAGTATGGAATGCGACAAGTTGATGTGTTCGTTAAGGGGCCTGGGGCTGGCCGCGAAGCTGCAATTCGTTCTCTACAGGCGGCTGGGCTTAACGTAATGTCTATTTCTGATGTTACGCCCATACCTCATAACGGTTGCCGTCCGCCTAAGAGCCGAAGAGTCTAG
- a CDS encoding DNA-directed RNA polymerase subunit alpha — MIELTTPKVECIGIADNYGRFSISPLAPGYGLTIGNALRRVLLSSLEGAAITSVQIEGARHEFMALPGVKEDVTDIILNIKRIRVRSYSDRPVTLRLEATGPKVVTAADIRPHADVDIVSLDQPIATLDSEDATLSMQLTVQKGRGYVPAESQDFFEIGRIPVDAIYSPVTKVNYVVERTRVGQRTDYDNLIIEIWTDGTIAPGEALSQAASILVGQFQIIAAYANAETSFGIELPTETMSVPEVDNRSIDELGLSARTLNSLKRAHITTVGQVLSKTKDDLLSIRNFGDKSLHELEAKLKEFGYLPSDLPEGAIENAPDDQPIGVLARSSSDAVSVSTSNMEGES; from the coding sequence GTGATTGAATTGACAACACCCAAGGTAGAATGCATAGGTATAGCTGATAACTACGGACGCTTCAGTATATCACCTCTAGCGCCTGGTTATGGTCTTACTATAGGCAATGCGCTTAGAAGAGTATTGCTTAGCAGCTTGGAGGGTGCTGCTATCACCTCTGTACAGATAGAGGGTGCCAGGCATGAGTTCATGGCTTTGCCTGGTGTGAAGGAAGATGTAACCGACATTATATTGAACATAAAGCGTATTAGGGTCAGAAGTTATTCAGATAGACCAGTTACTTTGAGATTAGAGGCTACAGGACCTAAGGTTGTAACGGCTGCTGATATAAGGCCGCATGCAGACGTTGATATAGTTTCCCTTGACCAGCCTATAGCTACCTTAGATTCTGAGGATGCTACCTTGAGCATGCAACTTACCGTGCAAAAAGGTAGAGGATATGTACCTGCTGAGTCGCAGGACTTCTTTGAGATCGGACGCATTCCAGTCGATGCTATATACAGTCCTGTGACAAAGGTCAATTATGTCGTTGAGCGCACAAGAGTTGGGCAGCGTACTGATTACGACAACCTAATAATTGAAATCTGGACGGATGGTACCATTGCCCCTGGTGAGGCTCTTAGTCAGGCGGCATCGATATTGGTAGGGCAGTTCCAGATTATAGCTGCCTATGCTAACGCTGAGACCAGCTTTGGTATCGAGCTACCAACAGAGACCATGTCGGTGCCTGAGGTAGACAACAGGAGTATTGATGAGCTAGGTCTCAGTGCCAGGACTTTGAACTCCTTGAAGCGTGCCCACATTACGACTGTAGGGCAAGTACTTAGTAAGACCAAGGATGACTTGCTCAGCATAAGAAACTTTGGAGACAAATCGCTTCATGAGCTTGAAGCCAAGCTCAAAGAGTTTGGATATTTGCCATCTGATCTCCCAGAGGGTGCAATAGAGAACGCTCCGGACGATCAACCCATAGGGGTACTGGCTCGATCTTCTAGTGACGCAGTGTCAGTTTCAACTTCTAATATGGAGGGAGAAAGTTAA
- the rplQ gene encoding 50S ribosomal protein L17 has translation MRHRVAGSQKFGRRPDERAAMLKNLTVSLIKHDKVRTTLAKAQAVRRIVEPLITLSLEDTPHNRRLAESRLGDRIAVAKLFDDIGPRMSGRNGGYTRIYKLGNRQGDGAPMAVIEIIE, from the coding sequence ATGAGACATAGAGTAGCAGGGTCTCAGAAATTTGGCCGTAGACCCGATGAACGTGCCGCAATGCTAAAAAATCTTACTGTGTCCCTTATCAAGCACGATAAGGTACGCACCACACTTGCTAAAGCTCAGGCTGTCAGACGTATAGTCGAGCCTTTGATCACGCTTAGCTTGGAAGATACGCCTCATAATCGGCGTCTTGCTGAGTCAAGACTTGGCGACAGAATAGCTGTTGCTAAGCTGTTTGATGACATAGGACCTAGAATGAGTGGAAGGAATGGGGGCTATACACGCATCTATAAGCTTGGCAACCGCCAAGGAGATGGTGCTCCCATGGCGGTTATCGAGATAATAGAATAA
- the truA gene encoding tRNA pseudouridine(38-40) synthase TruA: MSTWKLVISYKGEYFSGSQIQPGKRTVQEELENAWEKVTGSRCRAVLAGRTDAGVSALGQVATIKADWPGTPEELLEKLRKYLTQGIEIRKVERVSDNFDARKSAIWRRYRYVFSKDEIARFGFISVESMRQAARALVGEKDFAAFASQSELGPRGTVRRILDINVIWDKAANNLCIEIVADAFLRQMVRRIVSALIWVGTGKIEVVELLRAVEIKARQLLPGPAPAKNLTLVEVGYGEC; this comes from the coding sequence TTGAGCACCTGGAAATTAGTAATAAGCTATAAGGGGGAATATTTCTCAGGATCACAAATACAGCCTGGTAAACGTACGGTTCAGGAAGAGCTGGAAAATGCCTGGGAAAAGGTAACAGGTTCCAGGTGTAGGGCTGTACTCGCAGGCCGTACTGATGCAGGCGTAAGTGCTCTAGGCCAGGTAGCTACTATAAAAGCGGATTGGCCTGGTACTCCAGAAGAGCTGTTAGAAAAACTAAGGAAATACTTGACTCAAGGTATAGAGATCCGAAAGGTTGAGAGGGTCTCGGATAATTTTGATGCTCGGAAATCGGCAATCTGGAGAAGGTACAGATACGTTTTTTCAAAAGATGAGATAGCACGTTTTGGTTTTATATCCGTTGAAAGCATGAGGCAGGCAGCTAGGGCCTTGGTGGGAGAGAAAGATTTTGCTGCTTTTGCTTCCCAGAGCGAATTGGGGCCGCGTGGGACCGTGAGGCGAATACTTGATATAAATGTAATCTGGGATAAGGCGGCTAATAACCTATGTATTGAAATTGTTGCTGATGCTTTCCTTCGCCAGATGGTCAGAAGGATTGTGAGCGCACTAATATGGGTCGGAACTGGTAAAATAGAGGTCGTTGAGTTATTAAGGGCCGTTGAGATCAAGGCTAGACAGCTACTTCCGGGGCCAGCCCCGGCAAAGAACTTAACACTAGTTGAAGTAGGTTACGGAGAATGCTGA
- the rplM gene encoding 50S ribosomal protein L13 — protein MKTYTPKANDYTRDWWLIDATGQNLGRLASEIARLLMGKHKPVYTPFLDTGDFVIVVNADKISVTGKKLQQKVYYRHSGYPGGIKATTLEAMLAKHPTRALELAVKGMLPKNRRGRDLFRKLKVYAGPEHPHAAQQPKEYKITNLK, from the coding sequence ATGAAGACTTATACACCTAAGGCTAATGATTACACTAGGGATTGGTGGCTAATAGATGCTACTGGTCAGAACCTGGGTAGATTAGCGTCTGAGATAGCCCGCTTGTTAATGGGCAAGCATAAGCCTGTGTACACTCCTTTCCTTGATACCGGCGACTTTGTAATTGTAGTCAATGCCGATAAGATATCCGTTACCGGTAAGAAGCTACAACAAAAGGTCTACTACAGACATAGTGGCTATCCAGGAGGGATAAAGGCAACTACCTTGGAAGCCATGCTTGCTAAGCACCCTACCAGGGCGCTTGAGCTTGCTGTTAAAGGAATGCTACCTAAGAATAGAAGGGGTAGAGACCTATTTAGAAAGCTCAAAGTATATGCTGGACCTGAGCATCCTCACGCTGCTCAACAGCCAAAAGAATACAAAATCACTAATCTGAAGTAG
- the rpsI gene encoding 30S ribosomal protein S9 → MTNTAVRYYYGTGRRKTSVARVRLYPGTGQIIVNDKSAEEYFGGRDAYRVALEQPFRVTGTQGRFNVVAKVEGGGVTGQAEAVRHGIARALLAFDENLRQSLKQAGLLTRDPRVKERKKVGLKRARKAPQYTKR, encoded by the coding sequence TTGACTAACACAGCAGTAAGATATTACTACGGAACAGGTAGAAGAAAGACCTCTGTTGCCCGAGTACGTCTTTATCCGGGTACCGGCCAGATAATAGTCAACGATAAATCTGCCGAGGAATACTTTGGCGGGAGAGATGCTTATCGAGTTGCTCTAGAGCAGCCCTTCCGTGTTACCGGTACTCAGGGCAGGTTTAACGTGGTGGCTAAGGTCGAGGGGGGAGGTGTAACTGGGCAGGCTGAGGCAGTACGCCATGGTATTGCCAGGGCTTTGCTTGCATTTGATGAGAACCTGCGTCAGTCCCTCAAGCAGGCAGGATTATTGACAAGGGATCCGAGAGTCAAAGAGCGCAAGAAGGTGGGACTTAAGAGAGCTCGCAAGGCTCCACAGTACACTAAGCGATAA
- a CDS encoding DsbA family oxidoreductase translates to MATLEFWADYICPWAYVARVRIDPLIKEYKNSVKLEIKALPLEWVNGVPTSRESLEAEWWVAAVHDRRAVFGLYRDNTFPNTAIPVFRAGKAALLQSYDKFLEFDLQVRRALFQDGMDISKVDVLLSIASRVGLDLDRFRKYMDSEESLEAVKQDYEQGREKLDPQGSHSFVLPNGKHLYNPAAASITWDRDRIVGLNPPPCIGSNCDEIYRLLFEISK, encoded by the coding sequence ATGGCCACGCTCGAGTTCTGGGCCGACTACATATGTCCCTGGGCGTATGTAGCAAGGGTAAGGATAGACCCTCTTATAAAAGAGTACAAAAACAGTGTAAAGCTTGAGATAAAAGCACTACCCTTAGAGTGGGTCAATGGAGTCCCCACATCCAGGGAATCTCTAGAGGCCGAATGGTGGGTAGCTGCAGTTCATGATCGCAGAGCTGTATTTGGTTTGTACAGAGACAACACTTTCCCTAATACAGCCATCCCTGTTTTCAGAGCAGGTAAAGCTGCCCTATTACAGTCATATGACAAGTTCCTGGAATTTGACCTGCAAGTGCGTAGAGCTCTCTTTCAAGACGGGATGGATATCTCTAAAGTAGATGTATTGCTAAGTATCGCAAGTAGGGTAGGGTTAGATCTAGACCGCTTCAGGAAATATATGGATTCCGAGGAATCCCTCGAGGCTGTAAAACAGGATTACGAACAGGGACGGGAAAAGTTGGATCCCCAGGGCAGCCATTCATTTGTACTCCCGAACGGTAAGCATTTGTACAATCCGGCGGCAGCATCCATTACTTGGGATAGAGATAGGATAGTAGGTTTGAATCCGCCTCCCTGTATAGGCTCCAACTGTGATGAGATCTATAGATTGCTATTCGAAATCAGCAAATAA